One Astyanax mexicanus isolate ESR-SI-001 chromosome 3, AstMex3_surface, whole genome shotgun sequence genomic region harbors:
- the smim12 gene encoding small integral membrane protein 12 produces MWLANGASIRRNERIINSRSSQPLFVFGLTCAAMWPVLWTAMRTYAPYVTFPVAFVVGAVGYHLEWFIRGTPKSPGEEKGVLELREDRKLEELVGRDSTQVLSLKDKLEFTPRAALERNRPEKS; encoded by the exons ATGTGGCTGGCTAATGGTGCTTCAATTCGACGGAATGAGAGAATTATAAACAGCAGAAGCTCCCA ACCCCTGTTTGTGTTTGGGCTGACTTGTGCAGCCATGTGGCCAGTGTTGTGGACAGCCATGCGCACCTATGCGCCCTACGTGACCTTCCCTGTGGCCTTCGTGGTGGGTGCAGTGGGCTATCACCTGGAGTGGTTCATCCGAGGAACCCCCAAATCCCCCGGAGAAGAAAAAGGAGTATTAGAGCTGCGAGAGGACAGAAAATTAGAGGAATTGGTTGGCCGGGACAGCACACAAGTGCTTAGTCTGAAGGACAAACTTGAGTTCACCCCCAGGGCAGCTCTGGAAAGGAACAGGCCAGAAAAGAGCTAG
- the pef1 gene encoding peflin, with protein sequence MSFYGQRYPGPGTNPPHQHPGAPYGAGVPPGGPTGGPYGGSPAGTPYGGAPGGQYGGSAPGAPYGAYGSGGHFGTGPGGAPGAPYGQAPGGPYGGYGQTQGGPYGQQVPGNMPPGVNPEAYQWFQTVDTDRSGHINLKELKQALLNSNNSAFNDETCLMMLNMFDKTKSGRMDVFGFSALWMYLQQWRAVFNQFDRDRSGSINSSEMHQALSQMGYNMSPQFIETLVSRYCVRGMNNSLQLDRFIQVCTQLQSMTQAFREKDTAMTGNVRMNYEDFLSSAITRLM encoded by the exons ATGAGTTTCTACGGACAG AGATATCCAGGACCAGGGACTAACCCTCCCCATCAGCATCCAGGAGCCCCCTATGGAGCTGGTGTACCTCCAGGTGGTCCCACAGGAGGGCCCTATGGAGGATCACCTGCAGGTACCCCATACGGTGGGGCACCAGGTGGACAGTATGGTGGTTCTGCCCCTGGAGCACCCTATGGAGCATATGGTTCCGGTGGACATTTCGGAACAGGACCTGGTGGTGCACCTGGAGCACCTTATGGGCAGGCACCAGGAGGTCCCTACGGAGGTTATGGACAAACTCAAGGAGGACCATATGGCCAGCAGGTTCCAG GTAACATGCCACCAGGAGTTAACCCTGAAGCCTATCAGTGGTTTCAGACCGTTGACACAGATCGCAGTGGCCACATCAACCTTAAGGAACTGAAGCAGGCCCTCCTCAACTCCAACAACTCAGCCTTCAATGATGAGACCTGTTTAATGATGCTCA ACATGTTTGACAAGACCAAATCTGGCCGTATGGATGTATTTGGCTTCTCAGCTCTATGGATGTACTTGCAGCAGTGGCGAGCAGTGTTCAATCAGTTTGACCGTGACCGTTCAGGTTCCATCAACAGCAGTGAGATGCACCAAG CACTCTCTCAGATGGGTTATAACATGAGCCCTCAGTTCATTGAAACCCTTGTGAGTCGCTACTGTGTCCGTGGCATGAATAATTCTCTCCAGCTCGACCGCTTCATCCAGGTGTGCACCCAGCTGCAGAGCATGACCCAAGCATTCCGTGAGAAGGACACCGCCATGACTGGCAACGTACGCATGAACTACGAGGACTTTCTGTCAAGTGCCATCACACGACTCATGTGA
- the gjb9b gene encoding gap junction protein beta 9b produces the protein MNWTSLEVLLGGVSQYSTVFGRVWLSMVFVFRFLVFAVAAQPVWGDEAKDFLCNTAQPGCTTVCYNSIFPISHVRLWALQLIFVTCPSLLVVAHVRYREQKNEKYKALHKDGKALYSNPGKKRGGLWYTYLLSLIFKASFDCAFLYVLYHIYGFDMPRLSKCSLFPCPNTVDCFISRPTEKKIFTYFMVVTSSMCIFMCILEMIYLVCKRAHKLYREHKERELLYSAEQNEINVVSRSRARYIRVDPTASSNQNLSNIKKEEATAEMSASVI, from the coding sequence ATGAACTGGACAAGCCTGGAGGTTCTGCTTGGTGGAGTGAGCCAATACTCTACGGTTTTTGGGCGTGTCTGGCTCTCTATGGTCTTCGTCTTCCGTTTTCTGGTGTTTGCGGTAGCTGCGCAGCCGGTGTGGGGGGACGAGGCCAAAGACTTTTTGTGCAACACAGCCCAACCAGGCTGCACAACAGTGTGTTACAACAGCATTTTCCCCATCTCTCACGTCCGCCTGTGGGCTCTGCAGCTGATCTTTGTAACCTGCCCATCTCTCTTGGTGGTGGCCCATGTCAGGTATAGAGAACAGAAGAATGAGAAGTACAAGGCCTTACATAAAGACGGCAAAGCCCTGTATTCCAACCCTGGAAAGAAGCGTGGGGGTCTGTGGTACACCTACCTCCTCAGTCTGATATTCAAGGCATCCTTTGATTGCGCCTTCCTCTACGTCTTGTACCACATCTACGGATTTGACATGCCCAGGCTGTCCAAGTGCAGCCTGTTTCCTTGTCCCAATACAGTGGACTGCTTTATCTCCCGTCCAACTGAGAAGAAGATCTTCACTTACTTCATGGTGGTCACTTCTTCTATGTGCATTTTCATGTGCATCTTAGAGATGATCTATTTGGTGTGCAAGCGTGCACATAAGCTATACCGTGAGCACAAGGAGAGAGAGCTCTTGTATTCTGCAGAACAGAATGAGATTAATGTTGTTTCTCGATCTAGAGCTAGGTATATCAGAGTGGACCCCACGGCTTCGTCCAACCAGAACCTCAGCAACATCAAGAAAGAGGAGGCCACTGCTGAGATGAGTGCTTCTGTTATCTGA